One part of the Solea solea chromosome 1, fSolSol10.1, whole genome shotgun sequence genome encodes these proteins:
- the thpo gene encoding thrombopoietin, whose amino-acid sequence MALSSLLLLCMVASKVWDAETKPIDFVCNKTARRVLNIVAEMEKALSDCADIMTTPVQLPCTELHVASWENKSYQERRGDIVASLGLLLEGVKVMETLSQPECGAPLLQRLENNINNHLFILTHLQLSEPVVDPTLSCVPLWSQSLSTVLQRYKQLLSGKLEMFFVNLENRCFNK is encoded by the exons ATGGCTTTAAGCA GTCTCCTGCTTCTCTGTATGGTAGCCTCTAAGGTGTGGGATGCTGAGACCAAGCCAATAGACTTTGTGTGTAACAAAACAGCCAGGAGGGTTTTGAATATTGtggcagaaatggaaaaagCACTG AGTGACTGCGCTGACATCATGACCACACCGGTTCAGCTGCCCTGCACAGAACTTCACGTAGCATCGTGGGAAAACAAATCA TaccaggagaggagaggagatatAGTTGCATCCTTGGGGCTTCTTCTTGAAGGTGTGAAGGTTATGGAGACGCTGAGTCAGCCAGAATGTGGTGCTCCGctactgcagagactggagaacaacatcaacaaccacCTGTTTATTCTCACACACCTTCAGCTGAGT GAGCCAGTGGTGGATCCAACATTGTCTTGTGTTCCTCTGTGGTCACAGAGTCTAAGCACAGTTCTTCAGAGATACAAACAACTGCTCTCAGGCAAACTGGAGATGTTCTTCGTTAACCTGGAAAACAGATGCTTTAACAAGTGA